The Geodermatophilaceae bacterium NBWT11 genome has a segment encoding these proteins:
- a CDS encoding DNA polymerase III subunit delta' has translation MSVWTDVVGQPAAVAELERAVADPSAMTHAWLFTGPPGSGRSTAARAFAAALQCPAGGDGTCHACHTALGGTHADVRVVAPEGLSIGVAEVREIVRMAGRAPSQGRFQVVIVEDADRMTEQATNTVLKMLEEPPARTVFLLCAPSLHPDDVPVTIRSRCRVVALRTPPVEAVAEVLVRRDGIDPALAAWSAAAAGGHVGRARHLARDEGARMARKAVLDVPLSLVSLAACLNAADDLVSAAKEESDRTTAVVDGAETEAVKASLGVGARGPGVAAASRGAGQLKELEKKQKSRATRLGRDSLDRALVDLASMYRDALVIHTVRGDLSRVPQLAHPDRKADSLELAKKIGAEGALRRIDAVLAARTALEQAVKPQIAIEALCVALRLPA, from the coding sequence GTGAGCGTCTGGACCGACGTCGTCGGCCAGCCCGCCGCGGTCGCCGAGCTGGAGCGAGCCGTCGCCGACCCCTCCGCGATGACGCACGCCTGGCTGTTCACCGGCCCGCCCGGGTCGGGCCGGTCCACCGCCGCCCGGGCCTTCGCCGCGGCGCTGCAGTGCCCGGCCGGCGGCGACGGCACCTGCCACGCCTGCCACACGGCGCTGGGCGGCACGCACGCCGACGTCCGGGTCGTCGCCCCCGAGGGGCTGTCGATCGGGGTCGCGGAGGTGCGCGAGATCGTCCGGATGGCCGGTCGGGCGCCGTCCCAGGGCCGGTTCCAGGTGGTCATCGTCGAGGACGCGGACCGGATGACCGAGCAGGCCACCAACACCGTGCTGAAGATGCTCGAGGAGCCACCGGCCCGCACGGTGTTCCTGCTCTGCGCGCCCTCGCTGCACCCCGACGACGTGCCGGTGACCATCCGGTCGCGGTGCCGGGTGGTCGCGCTGCGCACCCCGCCGGTCGAGGCCGTCGCCGAGGTGCTCGTGCGGCGTGACGGCATCGACCCGGCGCTGGCGGCGTGGTCGGCCGCCGCGGCTGGTGGGCACGTCGGCCGGGCCCGGCACCTGGCCCGCGACGAGGGTGCCCGGATGGCCCGCAAGGCGGTGCTCGACGTCCCGCTGTCGCTGGTCAGTCTGGCCGCGTGCCTGAACGCCGCGGACGACCTGGTGTCGGCGGCCAAGGAGGAGTCCGACCGGACGACGGCGGTGGTCGACGGCGCCGAGACCGAGGCGGTGAAGGCCAGCCTGGGCGTCGGTGCCCGCGGCCCGGGAGTCGCTGCGGCCAGCCGCGGCGCCGGTCAGCTCAAGGAGCTGGAGAAGAAGCAGAAGTCCCGGGCCACCCGGCTGGGCCGGGACTCCCTGGACCGGGCGCTGGTCGACCTGGCGTCGATGTACCGGGACGCGCTGGTGATACACACCGTCCGCGGCGACCTGTCCCGGGTGCCGCAGCTGGCCCACCCCGACCGCAAGGCCGACAGCCTGGAGCTGGCGAAGAAGATCGGTGCCGAGGGGGCGCTGCGCCGGATCGACGCGGTGCTCGCCGCCCGCACCGCGCTGGAGCAGGCGGTCAAGCCGCAGATCGCCATCGAGGCGCTCTGCGTGGCACTCCGGCTCCCGGCCTGA
- a CDS encoding dTMP kinase: MAARGLSVPAGTVASVTSQEDRPAGVFLAFEGGEGAGKSTQVARLEAWLTAQGRTVRTTREPGATVIGGTVRQLLLDPSTVGLSSRAEALLYAADRAQHVHEVVRPALEAGAVVVTDRFVDSSLAYQGAGRTIPLEDVRSISSWATGGLLPDLTVLLDLPPETGLARARGRATADRLEAESLEFHLRVRQTFLELAAAEPARYLVLDATAAPDEVAEGIRTRVTELLA; encoded by the coding sequence CTGGCAGCCCGAGGACTGTCGGTGCCCGCCGGTACCGTCGCCAGCGTGACGAGCCAGGAGGACCGCCCGGCCGGGGTGTTCCTCGCCTTCGAGGGCGGCGAGGGGGCGGGCAAGTCCACCCAGGTCGCCCGGCTCGAGGCCTGGCTGACCGCGCAGGGCCGCACGGTCCGCACCACCCGGGAGCCCGGCGCGACCGTCATCGGCGGCACCGTCCGACAGCTGCTGCTCGACCCGTCGACGGTCGGGTTGTCCTCCCGCGCGGAGGCGCTGCTCTACGCCGCCGACCGCGCCCAGCACGTGCACGAGGTGGTCCGCCCGGCGCTGGAGGCCGGCGCCGTCGTCGTCACCGACCGGTTCGTGGACAGCTCGCTGGCCTACCAGGGCGCCGGCCGCACCATCCCGCTGGAGGACGTGCGCTCGATCAGCAGCTGGGCCACCGGCGGCCTGCTGCCCGACCTGACCGTGCTGCTCGACCTGCCCCCGGAGACCGGGCTGGCCCGCGCCCGGGGCCGGGCCACCGCCGACCGGCTGGAGGCCGAGTCCCTGGAGTTCCACCTGCGGGTGCGGCAGACCTTCCTGGAGCTCGCCGCGGCCGAGCCGGCCCGCTACCTCGTCCTGGACGCCACCGCCGCCCCCGACGAGGTCGCCGAGGGCATCCGCACCCGGGTCACGGAGCTGCTCGCGTGA
- a CDS encoding pyrimidine reductase family protein: protein MDMVFPAPGRQLAGDELLEAYPWPDEGRWVRAMMVTTLDGAAAGPDGLSGSISSSVDGDVFTAVRRMADAVLVGAGTLRAEEYGPMQAAGADAGRRRAAGQAPAPQLAVVSGSLDLPWALPVWAESTLTPLVLTGPTPDAEALAAAREHAEVLQLADLESASLLAALTDRGLRRIVCEGGPSLLEAVVAADLLDEADITLAPVFAGTAQTPRTDGLAEIARFDLVHLLTAEGYVMARYVRPGHR from the coding sequence GTGGACATGGTCTTCCCGGCGCCGGGACGTCAGCTGGCCGGCGACGAGCTGCTGGAGGCCTACCCGTGGCCCGACGAGGGCCGCTGGGTCCGGGCGATGATGGTCACGACGCTGGACGGCGCGGCAGCCGGGCCGGACGGGCTCAGCGGCTCGATCTCCTCCTCGGTCGACGGCGACGTGTTCACCGCCGTGCGCCGGATGGCCGACGCCGTCCTGGTGGGTGCGGGCACGCTGCGGGCCGAGGAGTACGGCCCGATGCAGGCAGCCGGTGCCGACGCCGGGCGCCGCCGCGCGGCCGGTCAGGCGCCGGCGCCGCAGCTGGCGGTCGTGTCCGGGTCGCTGGACCTGCCGTGGGCGCTGCCGGTGTGGGCGGAGTCCACGCTCACCCCGCTGGTGCTGACCGGGCCGACGCCGGACGCCGAGGCGCTGGCCGCCGCCCGGGAGCACGCCGAGGTGCTGCAGCTGGCCGACCTGGAATCCGCGTCGCTGCTCGCCGCGCTCACCGACCGCGGCCTGCGCCGGATCGTGTGCGAGGGCGGGCCGAGCCTGCTGGAGGCCGTGGTCGCCGCCGACCTGCTCGACGAGGCCGACATCACGCTCGCGCCGGTCTTCGCCGGCACCGCGCAGACCCCCCGCACCGACGGGCTCGCCGAGATCGCCCGGTTCGACCTCGTGCACCTGCTCACCGCCGAGGGCTACGTCATGGCCCGCTACGTCCGCCCGGGACACCGGTGA
- a CDS encoding dihydropteroate synthase — MISLRELARLATEHAADLEHPVAPFRVGDRVLDTDARPALMGVVNLSQDSWYRESVAPSAAAAVRRGIVLAAQGADVVDLGAESVVAGSTRVGPQDQIRALVPVVEELAAAGVAVSVESYHPEVVRAVLAVGAQVLNLTGSADDGAMFDLAAEFDAALVLCHVLGDNPRELTDTAVDRDPYPAMAAALGARVDLARARGVRAGICVDPGAGFGMARLTDPLERLRHQSVLLLHAFRLRSLGLPVCHALPAGFPYFEDEVRTAEGFFAVLAGLGGTGVYRTHEVPRVRAVLRAMADLPVD, encoded by the coding sequence GTGATCAGCCTCCGCGAACTCGCCCGGCTGGCCACGGAGCACGCCGCGGACCTCGAGCACCCGGTGGCTCCGTTCCGGGTGGGGGACCGGGTGCTGGACACCGATGCCCGCCCGGCGCTCATGGGCGTGGTCAACCTGTCCCAGGACTCCTGGTACCGGGAGAGCGTCGCGCCCTCCGCCGCCGCCGCCGTCCGGCGCGGGATCGTGCTGGCCGCGCAGGGTGCCGACGTCGTGGACCTCGGGGCCGAGTCGGTGGTCGCCGGCAGCACCCGCGTGGGCCCCCAGGACCAGATCAGGGCCCTGGTGCCCGTGGTGGAGGAGCTCGCCGCCGCCGGGGTGGCCGTGTCGGTGGAGAGCTACCACCCGGAGGTGGTGCGGGCCGTGCTCGCCGTCGGCGCACAGGTGCTCAACCTGACCGGCTCGGCCGACGACGGCGCGATGTTCGACCTGGCCGCCGAGTTCGACGCCGCCCTGGTCCTCTGCCACGTCCTGGGGGACAACCCCCGGGAGCTCACCGACACCGCCGTCGACCGGGACCCCTACCCCGCGATGGCCGCCGCGCTCGGCGCCCGGGTCGACCTCGCCCGGGCCCGGGGCGTGCGTGCCGGCATCTGCGTCGATCCGGGGGCGGGCTTCGGCATGGCGCGGCTGACCGACCCGCTCGAGCGGCTGCGGCACCAGTCGGTGCTGCTGCTGCACGCCTTCCGGCTGCGCAGCCTGGGCCTGCCGGTGTGCCACGCGCTGCCGGCCGGGTTCCCGTACTTCGAGGACGAGGTGCGGACGGCGGAGGGGTTCTTCGCCGTCCTCGCCGGGCTGGGCGGCACCGGGGTGTACCGCACCCACGAGGTCCCGCGCGTGCGGGCCGTGCTGCGGGCGATGGCGGACCTGCCCGTCGACTGA
- a CDS encoding methyltransferase domain-containing protein encodes MTGPAWDARRTSFGSVAADYAALRPGYPADAVSFLLGERPLRVLDLGAGTGLLTDQLLAAGHEVLAVDPSAGMLDQLTARLPQVQAAVGDAESLPVPGGDVDAVVAGQAAHWFDPERAAPELRRVLRPGGVLGFVWNTRDERVPWVGALGAALAAEARDHEADQTVVARFAAALPATVTEHLSTVVQRLTPEQVVGTIGTRSYVATMTPDERTTFLDRLRALLAEHPDTAGRTELELPYVTRSYRLVPA; translated from the coding sequence GTGACCGGGCCGGCGTGGGACGCCCGGCGGACCTCCTTCGGGTCCGTCGCGGCCGACTACGCCGCGCTCCGGCCCGGGTACCCCGCCGACGCGGTCTCCTTCCTCCTGGGGGAGCGGCCGCTGCGGGTGCTGGACCTGGGTGCGGGCACCGGGCTGCTCACCGACCAGCTGCTGGCGGCCGGGCACGAGGTGCTCGCCGTCGACCCCTCGGCCGGGATGCTCGACCAGCTCACCGCCCGGCTGCCGCAGGTGCAGGCCGCGGTCGGGGACGCCGAGTCCCTGCCCGTCCCCGGCGGTGACGTGGACGCCGTCGTCGCCGGTCAGGCCGCGCACTGGTTCGACCCCGAGCGTGCCGCGCCGGAGCTCCGTCGGGTGCTGCGCCCCGGTGGCGTGCTCGGCTTCGTCTGGAACACCCGCGACGAGCGGGTGCCGTGGGTGGGCGCGCTCGGGGCGGCGCTGGCGGCCGAGGCCCGCGACCACGAGGCCGACCAGACCGTCGTGGCCCGGTTCGCCGCCGCGCTGCCCGCGACGGTCACCGAGCACCTCTCGACCGTGGTGCAGCGGCTGACCCCGGAGCAGGTGGTGGGCACCATCGGCACCCGCAGCTACGTCGCGACCATGACCCCCGACGAGCGGACGACGTTCCTCGACCGGTTGCGCGCCCTGCTCGCCGAGCACCCCGACACCGCGGGCCGCACCGAGCTCGAGCTGCCGTACGTGACCCGCAGCTACCGGCTGGTCCCGGCCTGA
- a CDS encoding nitronate monooxygenase, with translation MTLPDVLRGRLSLPVIASPMFIVSGPDLVVAQCTAGVVGSFPALNARPAAQLGDWLTEIDERLAAAAATGATVAPYAVNQIVHRSNDRLEADVALCVEHEVPIVITSLGARADVYDAVHSYGGIVLHDVINDRFAHKAVEKGADGLIAVAAGAGGHAGTTSPFALVREIRQWFDGPLALSGAIAHGSSVLAAQAAGADLAYVGSAFLATEEARAEAGYKQMVVDSRADDIVYSNLFTGVHGNYLSGSIVAAGLDPADLPTSDPSAMSFGSDGGAKAWRDVWGSGQGIGVVDGIVPAAELVARLAREYAEAKSALDRAYVPA, from the coding sequence ATGACCCTGCCCGACGTCCTCCGCGGTCGGCTGAGCCTGCCGGTGATCGCCTCGCCGATGTTCATCGTCAGCGGACCCGACCTCGTCGTCGCCCAGTGCACGGCCGGCGTCGTCGGCTCCTTCCCGGCGCTCAACGCCCGGCCCGCGGCGCAGCTGGGCGACTGGCTGACCGAGATCGACGAGCGGCTCGCCGCGGCAGCCGCCACCGGGGCGACCGTGGCCCCCTACGCGGTGAACCAGATCGTGCACCGCTCCAACGACCGCCTCGAGGCCGACGTCGCGCTGTGCGTGGAGCACGAGGTGCCGATCGTGATCACCTCGCTGGGCGCCCGGGCCGACGTCTACGACGCGGTGCACTCCTACGGCGGCATCGTGCTGCACGACGTCATCAACGACCGGTTCGCGCACAAGGCGGTCGAGAAGGGCGCCGACGGGCTCATCGCGGTGGCCGCCGGTGCCGGCGGCCACGCGGGGACGACGTCGCCGTTCGCCCTGGTGCGGGAGATCCGCCAGTGGTTCGACGGCCCGCTGGCGTTGTCCGGGGCGATCGCGCACGGCAGCTCGGTGCTCGCCGCCCAGGCCGCCGGTGCCGACCTGGCCTACGTCGGGTCGGCGTTCCTGGCCACCGAGGAGGCCCGCGCCGAGGCCGGCTACAAGCAGATGGTCGTGGACAGCCGCGCTGACGACATCGTCTACAGCAACCTGTTCACCGGGGTGCACGGCAACTACCTGTCCGGCTCGATCGTCGCCGCCGGCCTGGACCCGGCCGACCTGCCCACCTCGGACCCCAGCGCCATGAGCTTCGGCAGCGACGGCGGGGCCAAGGCCTGGCGCGACGTGTGGGGCTCGGGCCAGGGCATCGGCGTCGTCGACGGGATCGTGCCGGCCGCCGAGTTGGTGGCCCGGCTGGCCCGGGAGTACGCCGAGGCGAAGTCGGCGCTGGACCGCGCCTACGTGCCGGCCTGA
- a CDS encoding methyltransferase domain-containing protein yields the protein MPADRSPSRYLRFADERSRPYVDLLARVDAVDPGVVVDLGCGEGELIASLARRWPGARVTGVDSSPAMLAAAAAHAVPGRVSFVPGDLETWEPEGPVDVLVSNAALQWVPEHRRRLVEWAGALTPGGWLGFQVPGNHAAPTHALLAALCRDPRWADRVGDLAPSTSAVDDPAGYLGVLESAGLRAEAWETTYLHVLRGPDAVLGWVRGSVLRPVLARLGDDAGTFESTYAEALRQAYPERADGTTLLPFRRVFAVGQAGTSR from the coding sequence GTGCCTGCCGACCGGTCGCCGTCCCGGTACCTGCGCTTCGCCGACGAGCGGTCCCGCCCGTATGTCGATCTGCTGGCCCGAGTCGACGCCGTCGACCCGGGCGTCGTGGTCGACCTGGGCTGCGGGGAGGGCGAGCTCATCGCTTCCCTCGCCCGCCGCTGGCCGGGCGCCCGGGTCACCGGGGTGGACTCCTCCCCCGCGATGCTCGCCGCCGCGGCCGCGCACGCCGTCCCGGGCCGGGTGTCGTTCGTCCCGGGCGACCTGGAGACCTGGGAGCCCGAGGGCCCGGTGGACGTGCTCGTCTCCAACGCCGCCCTGCAGTGGGTGCCCGAGCACCGGCGACGCCTGGTGGAGTGGGCCGGTGCGCTGACGCCGGGCGGGTGGCTGGGGTTCCAGGTTCCGGGCAACCACGCGGCGCCCACGCACGCGCTCCTGGCGGCGCTGTGCCGCGACCCGCGGTGGGCCGACCGGGTGGGCGACCTGGCGCCCTCGACGTCCGCCGTGGACGACCCCGCCGGGTACCTCGGCGTGCTGGAGTCGGCCGGACTGCGCGCCGAGGCGTGGGAGACGACCTACCTGCACGTGCTGCGCGGCCCGGACGCCGTGCTGGGCTGGGTGCGGGGCTCGGTGCTGCGGCCGGTGCTGGCCCGGCTGGGGGACGACGCCGGGACGTTCGAGAGCACGTACGCCGAGGCCCTGCGGCAGGCCTACCCGGAGCGCGCCGACGGGACGACCCTGCTGCCCTTCCGGCGGGTGTTCGCCGTCGGTCAGGCCGGGACCAGCCGGTAG